One part of the Desulfonema ishimotonii genome encodes these proteins:
- a CDS encoding RnfABCDGE type electron transport complex subunit D encodes MIHVAPSPHLSNTAQTTRRMMIDVLIGLAPVVGVAVYVFKMYAVIQLATCVVSCLAAEALFTRMRGNKMTLCDFSAAVTGVILALSLPGTAPWYVGVIAAFVAIGIAKAIFGGIGMNLFNPAMVGRAFVMIAFASALGASGYMDAGSAVDAITQATPLTAFKQGGITTPLSALFWGTTNGSLGETSAIACLIGGLYLCLRRTASWEIPTGVIAATVVLGGIGNLVCPGAQWTVLHHLLGGALLFGAFFIATDPVSSPLTPKGKFIFGAGTGAIIMLLRVFSGYPEGVMFAVLLMNAVTPLINRWTIPRPLGGK; translated from the coding sequence GTGATTCACGTGGCGCCGTCGCCTCATCTGTCCAATACCGCTCAGACGACCCGGCGGATGATGATTGACGTGCTGATCGGCCTGGCGCCGGTGGTCGGAGTGGCCGTGTATGTGTTTAAGATGTACGCGGTAATACAACTGGCAACCTGTGTGGTCAGCTGTCTGGCGGCCGAAGCGCTTTTTACCCGGATGCGGGGCAACAAAATGACGCTCTGCGACTTTTCCGCTGCCGTCACCGGGGTCATTCTGGCCCTCTCCCTGCCCGGCACCGCCCCCTGGTATGTGGGCGTTATTGCCGCATTTGTGGCCATCGGCATCGCCAAGGCGATTTTCGGCGGCATCGGCATGAACCTCTTCAACCCGGCTATGGTCGGACGCGCCTTTGTCATGATCGCATTTGCCAGCGCCCTGGGGGCGTCCGGCTATATGGACGCAGGCAGCGCGGTGGATGCCATCACTCAGGCGACGCCGCTCACGGCCTTTAAACAGGGGGGCATCACCACTCCGCTGTCCGCACTTTTCTGGGGAACCACCAACGGCTCTCTGGGTGAGACCAGCGCCATTGCCTGTCTCATCGGCGGCCTCTACCTCTGCCTCCGGCGGACCGCCTCGTGGGAGATCCCGACCGGCGTGATTGCGGCCACTGTTGTGCTGGGCGGAATTGGCAATCTGGTTTGCCCCGGAGCCCAGTGGACGGTGCTGCACCACCTGCTCGGCGGTGCGCTCCTCTTCGGTGCGTTTTTTATTGCCACCGATCCGGTTTCCAGCCCGCTGACGCCCAAGGGCAAGTTCATTTTCGGAGCAGGCACAGGTGCGATTATCATGCTGCTGCGTGTTTTCAGCGGCTATCCTGAAGGCGTGATGTTTGCGGTGCTGCTGATGAACGCGGTGACACCTCTGATTAATCGCTGGACCATTCCCAGGCCCCTGGGCGGAAAATAG
- a CDS encoding FMN-binding protein, producing the protein MKPIQPMEPMSLSTFERLRNNNIIQAWLVLILTLIFGSSLAGIQMTLGPRIEENKINETREKVPELVLGQEAAQKLAESGQALEITPLSVVVDKGVKKVSYSVFEAIGPDKKRAGWVVKTRGQGYADRIELLLGLSPDAKKVTGLFILDQKETPGLGNKIVTPEWRGQFIGKATAGSLSVVKGSATAPDQINAITGATISSDSVTGIINAAIADLRGPLAAKASGGE; encoded by the coding sequence ATGAAACCGATACAACCAATGGAACCCATGTCGCTGAGTACCTTTGAGCGGCTGAGAAACAACAATATCATTCAGGCGTGGCTGGTACTCATTCTGACCCTGATCTTCGGTTCTTCCCTGGCAGGGATTCAGATGACGCTCGGTCCCCGGATCGAGGAAAACAAGATTAACGAAACCCGCGAGAAAGTGCCCGAACTGGTTCTGGGGCAGGAAGCGGCCCAGAAGCTGGCAGAGTCCGGCCAGGCCCTGGAGATCACCCCCCTTTCCGTTGTCGTGGACAAGGGCGTCAAAAAGGTCTCCTACAGCGTATTTGAGGCGATCGGCCCGGACAAAAAACGGGCGGGCTGGGTGGTCAAGACCAGAGGTCAGGGATATGCGGACAGAATCGAGCTGCTGCTGGGCCTCAGTCCGGACGCCAAAAAGGTGACCGGTCTCTTTATCCTGGATCAGAAGGAAACACCCGGTCTGGGCAACAAAATCGTGACGCCGGAGTGGCGGGGACAGTTCATCGGCAAAGCCACGGCCGGATCACTTTCCGTGGTCAAGGGCAGCGCCACCGCACCGGACCAGATCAACGCCATCACGGGCGCGACCATCTCGTCTGACAGTGTAACCGGTATCATCAACGCAGCCATTGCCGACCTTCGGGGCCCGCTGGCTGCCAAAGCATCAGGGGGTGAATAA